In the Tribolium castaneum strain GA2 chromosome 1, icTriCast1.1, whole genome shotgun sequence genome, one interval contains:
- the Tcjheh-r2 gene encoding juvenile hormone epoxide hydrolase-like protein 2 (The RefSeq protein has 2 substitutions compared to this genomic sequence): MGCGCVIVTAIAVIFILKFVHKIKRFFKVPTVPYLEETWWGPRDKTEEDDSIQPFTVKVPDEVITDLQQRLQNARPLTPPLEGVQHQYGINTNLLKKIVDFWRNEYNWKERETFLNKLPQFTVSVQGLRLHYIHVKPEKTDGLKVLPLLMLQGWPGSVREFYEIIPLLTKPQPGRDFVFEVIAPSLPGYGFSEAAVRPGLGAIQMAVLFKNFMNRLGFQKYYIQGGDWGAVITQHMATLYPEKILGLHSNMCFINTLKSQVKLFLFSFYPTLIVKQEHVNKVYPLSSKFARTLLETGYMHLQATKPDTVGVALNDSPIGLAAYILEKFITWTNPAWRDLEDGGLTKKYSYTSLLDNVMIYWVTNSITTSMRLYAETFNKNQTKLGVAKIPTTVPTACARFSYDLAYSPTAVLKEKYKNIVYESDYDAGHFAAFEEPELLAKDIYKGVEKIEQFHKNNERLS, translated from the exons ATGGGTTGTGGTTGTGTTATTGTAACTGCCATTgctgttatttttatattgaaaTTTGTACATAAAATCAAACGGTTTTTTAAAGTACCTACAGTGCCATATTTGGAAGAGACGTGGTGGGGACCTAGAGACAAAACCGAAGAAGATGATTCAATTCAACCCTTCACAGTTAAAGTACCCGATGAG GTGATAACTGATCTTCAACAAAGACTACAAAACGCCAGGCCACTAACCCCGCCTTTGGAAGGCGTTCAACACCAGTACGGAATCAACACAAACCTTCTCAAGAAAATTGTTGACTTCTGGCGCAACGAATACAATTGGAAGGAACGCGAAACCTTCCTCAACAAACTCCCCCAATTTACCGTCAGCGTCCAAGGCCTACGCCTACACTACATCCACGTAAAACCCGAAAAAACCGATGGTTTGAAGGTCCTTCCCCTATTAATGCTGCACGGATGGCCTGGATCCGTTCGGGAATTTTACGAAATCATCCCACTTTTGACCAAGCCCCAGCCTGGACGTGACTTCGTCTTCGAAGTCATAGCACCATCGCTTCCCGGTTATGGGTTTTCTGAAGCTGCGGTACGGCCTGGGCTTGGGGCCATTCAAATGGCAGtgttgttcaaaaattttatgaatcGGCTTGGTTTCCAAAAGTATTACATCCAAGGAGGGGACTGGGGGGCTGTTATTACACAACACATGGCAACTTTATACCCGGAAAAAATCCTGGGTCTCCACTCAAATATGTGTTTTATCAATACGCTAAAGTCTCAGGTTAAATTGTTCCTGTTCAGTTTTTATCCGACTTTGATTGTGAAGCAAGAGCACGTCAATAAGGTGTACCCTTTGTCGTCAAAATTCGCAAAAACGTTGCTGGAAACTGGCTACATGCATTTGCAAGCGACAAAACCTGATACcgttg gGGTGGCTCTTAATGATTCTCCAATCGGTCTAGCCGCttatattttggaaaaattcataacttggaCCAACCCAGCGTGGAGGGACTTGGAAGATGGtggtttaactaaaaaatattcctACACTAGTCTACTGGATAACGTAATGATTTACTGGGTGACCAATTCGATAACAACTTCCATGCGATTGTATGCGGAAACTTTCAACAAAAACCAAACCAAACTCGGAGTTGCAAA AATTCCGACCACTGTTCCGACAGCTTGTGCCAGATTTTCGTACGATCTAGCATACAGTCCAACTGCTGTTTTGaaggaaaaatacaaaaatatcgTGTATGAGTCGGATTATGATGCAGGTCATTTCGCAGCTTTCGAAGAACCGGAGCTTTTGGCTAAAGATATTTACAAAGGGGTTGAAAAAATCGAGCAGTTTCACAAAAACAATGAGCGTttaagttga
- the Tcjheh-r1 gene encoding juvenile hormone epoxide hydrolase-like protein 1 isoform X1 has protein sequence MKLATKIGLTTATIITAYLIGNYLLTPTIPKLENTWWGSRDPSTEDTTIKPFRINVSEEVLEDLQNRLANTKLTPPLEGIQHQYGLNTKLLSKIVTYWRTKYDWKKREIFLNKYPQFMVSIQGLRLHYIHLKPQKRDNVKTLPILLLHGWPGSVREFYTTIQLLTKPTKGRNFIFEVIVPSLPGFGFSEASVRPGLGPIEMAVIFKNLMKRLGHEKYLVQGGDWGALIAQQMAVLFPDQVLGIHSNLCFDTSVLSALKLALGSLYPSWVVPKNFEHRLYPLLSFVMNLVEETGYMHIQTSKPDTVGAALNDSPVGLAAYILEKFISWTNPDWKNFEDGGLLKKYTYDDLLDNIMIYWISGSITTSMRLYSHALDNVMTIINVQRISITVPSACAIFPNEIFPQPGAMLREKYQNLVHVSENSDGGHFPAFELPHVYAEDIFVATEKMLEANSQRN, from the exons atgAAACTTGCCACAAAAATTGGTCTAACAACTGCAACAATTATAACAGCGTATCTAATTGGAAATTATTTACTAACCCCGACAATTCCCAAATTAGAAAACACCTGGTGGGGCTCACGTGACCCTTCAACCGAAGACACAACAATTAAACCATTCCGAATTAACGTTTCTGAAGAG GTACTCGAAGATCTTCAAAATCGCTTAGCCAACACAAAACTGACACCACCTCTAGAAGGCATTCAGCACCAATACGGCCTAAACACCAAACTTTTGAGCAAAATTGTGACTTACTGGCGCACGAAATACGACTGGAAAAAGCGcgaaattttcttaaacaaaTATCCCCAATTTATGGTAAGCATCCAAGGCTTACGCCTACACTACATCCACCTAAAACCCCAAAAAAGGGACAATGTTAAAACCCTCCCCATTCTCCTGCTCCACGGTTGGCCTGGATCAGTCCGCGAGTTTTACACCACAATCCAGCTGTTAACAAAACCCACCAAAGGGCGCAACTTTATTTTCGAAGTCATAGTTCCATCACTCCCCGGTTTTGGTTTTTCGGAAGCGTCGGTTCGCCCAGGTCTTGGGCCAATTGAAATGGCCgtgattttcaaaaacttaatgaaaCGGTTGGGgcatgaaaaatatttagtgCAAGGGGGCGACTGGGGGGCGCTTATCGCCCAACAAATGGCGGTTTTGTTCCCGGATCAAGTCCTGGGAATTCACTCCAATCTCTGTTTTGATACTTCGGTTTTGTCTGCTTTGAAATTAGCTTTGGGGAGTTTGTACCCTTCATGGGTGGTTCCCAAAAACTTCGAACACAGATTATATCCTCTATTGTCTTTCGTTATGAATTTGGTGGAAGAAACAGGCTACATGCACATTCAGACCAGTAAGCCTGACACTGTTGGAGCAGCTTTGAATGATTCTCCGGTGGGTTTGGCCGcttatattttagaaaaattcatttcttgGACTAACCCTGActggaaaaattttgaagatggggggttgttgaaaaaatacacctaTGACGACCTTTTAGACAATATTATGATTTATTGGATTAGTGGGAGTATAACGACTTCAATGAGACTCTATTCTCATGCTCTCGATAAcgtaatgacaataataaatgTTCAAAG GATTTCTATAACCGTACCAAGTGCTTGTGCAATATTTCCCAACGAGATTTTCCCACAACCTGGTGCAATGTTAAGAGAAAAGTATCAGAATCTTGTTCATGTCAGTGAAAATTCGGATGGAGGGCATTTTCCAGCGTTTGAATTGCCGCATGTTTATGCCGAAGATATTTTCGTCGCGACGGAGAAGATGCTGGAAGCTAATTCCCaaaggaattaa
- the Tcjheh-r4 gene encoding juvenile hormone epoxide hydrolase-like protein 4 precursor (The RefSeq protein has 8 substitutions compared to this genomic sequence), whose translation MNALIKFIVLLIALAIGNVIYKINTKESVKVPPETWWGPGDPSKEDTRIVPFKIQVPNQILEDLRQRLKNAREFAPPLEGVHQHYGMNTNLLKEIANYWLTKYDWREREKFLNQYPQFKTNIQGLDVHFIHVKPKNVPSGVKTQPLLLVHGWPGSVREFYEIIPLLTTVQKDKKFVFEVIIPSLPGYGFSQAAVRPGLGAHQTAVIFKNLMKRLGFDRYYVQGGDWGSAVTSAMALYYPDRVKGIHLNMCVSNSYLAKLKLLAGSVWPSLVVEEKKKHRIYPLSNYLSNALLEFGYMHLQATKPDTIGVALNDSPVGLAAYIIEKFTTWTNPEWKNRADGGLLERYTYDKILDNIMIYWVTNSITTSMRIYAESINKESNVFDDRAVITVPSACALFDHEIIYQPVSIFKDRFAKLVQVNEYDGGHFAAFEVPESLAKDIWLAVSKFEEPPKPNK comes from the exons ATGAacgctttaataaaatttattgttctaTTAATCGCCTTGGCAATAGGTAacgtaatttataaaataaatactaagGAGTCGGTAAAAGTGCCTCCGGAAACGTGGTGGGGGCCGGGAGATCCCTCAAAAGAGGACACAAGGATTGTTCCTTTCAAAATCCAAGTGCCTAACCAG ATTTTGGAAGACTTGCGCCAAAGACTGAAAAATGCTCGCAAATTCGCGCCCCCTCTCGAAGGCGTCCACCAGCACTACGGCATAAACACAAACCTCCTAAAGGAAATAGTCAACTACTGGCTCACGAAATACGACTGGCGAGAACGGGAGAATTTCCTCAACCAATACCCCCAGTTCAAGACAAACATTCAAGGCTTGGACGTCCACTTCATCCACGTTAAACCCAAAAACGTGCCCAGTGGAGTTAAAACCCAGCCTTTGCTTCTTGTGCACGGCTGGCCCGGTTCTGTCCGGGAGTTCTACGAGATAATCCCGCTCCTCACCACGGTCCAGAAAGACAAGAAATTCGTTTTTGAAGTCATTATTCCCTCCTTGCCCGGGTACGGATTTTCGCAAGCGGCAGTCAGACCCGGTCTAGGGGCGCACCAAACGGCTGTGATTTTCAAGAACTTGATGAAGCGGTTGGGTTTTGATAGGTACTATGTCCAAGGGGGTGATTGGGGCTCGGCTGTCACGTCTGCAATGGCGTTGTATTATCCTGATAGGGTTAAAGGGATTCATTTGAATATGTGTGTCTCGAATAGCTATTTGGCGAAGTTAAAGCTTCTAGCTGGGAGCGTTTGGCCAAGTTTGGTCGTTGAAGAGAAGCAAAAACATAAGATATACCCACTGTCTAATTACTTCTCTAATGCCTTATTGGAATTTGGTTATATGCATCTTCAAGCAACAAAACCTGATACTATTG GTGTTGCACTTAATGATTCTCCTGTAGGATTGGCCGCttatattattgaaaaattcaccACTTGGACTAACCCGGAATGGAAAAATCGCGCAGATGGGGGGTTGCTTGAAAGGTTCACTTATGACAAAATTCTGGACAATATCATGATTTATTGGGTGACGAATTCCATAACAACGTCCATGCGAATCTACGCGGAATCAATTAACAAAGAAAGTAATGTTTTCGATGACAG GGCTGTTATAACCGTCCCTTCAGCTTGTGCGCTTTTTGACCACGAAATTATCTATCAGCCCGTCTCTATTTTCAAAGACAGATTTGCCAAACTTGTACAAGTTAATGAATATGATGGTGGGCATTTTGCGGCCTTTGAAGTACCAGAGTCGTTGGCAAAGGATATATGGTTGGCTGTTTCAAAGTTCGAGGAACCTCCAAAGCCAAATAAATGA
- the Tcjheh-r1 gene encoding juvenile hormone epoxide hydrolase-like protein 1 (The RefSeq protein has 8 substitutions compared to this genomic sequence) codes for MKLATKIGLATATIITAYLIGNYLLTPTIPKLKNIWWGSRDPSTEDTTIKPFRINVSEEVLEDLQNRLANTKLTPPLEGIQHQYGLNTKLLSKIVTYWRTEYDWKKREIFLNKYPQFMVSIQGLRLHYIHLKPQKRDNVKTLPILLLHGWPGSVREFYTTIQLLTKPTKGRNFIFEVIVPSLPGFGFSEASVRPGLGPIEMAVIFKNLMKRLGHEKYLVQGGDWGALIAQQMAVLFPDQVLGIHSNLCFDTSVLSALKLALGSLYPSWVVPKNFEHRLYPLLSFVMNLVEETGYMHIQTSKPDTVGAALNDSPVGLAAYILEKFISWTNPDWKNLEDGGLLKKYTYDDLLDNIMIYWVSGSITTSMRLYSHALDNVMTIINVQRISITVPSACAIFPNEIFPQPGAMLREKYQNLVHVSENSDGGHFPAFELPHVFAEDIFVATEKMLEANSQGN; via the exons atgAAACTTGCCACAAAAATTGGTCTAACAACTGCAACAATTATAACAGCGTATCTAATTGGAAATTATTTACTAACCCCGACAATTCCCAAATTAGAAAACACCTGGTGGGGCTCACGTGACCCTTCAACCGAAGACACAACAATTAAACCATTCCGAATTAACGTTTCTGAAGAG GTACTCGAAGATCTTCAAAATCGCTTAGCCAACACAAAACTGACACCACCTCTAGAAGGCATTCAGCACCAATACGGCCTAAACACCAAACTTTTGAGCAAAATTGTGACTTACTGGCGCACGAAATACGACTGGAAAAAGCGcgaaattttcttaaacaaaTATCCCCAATTTATGGTAAGCATCCAAGGCTTACGCCTACACTACATCCACCTAAAACCCCAAAAAAGGGACAATGTTAAAACCCTCCCCATTCTCCTGCTCCACGGTTGGCCTGGATCAGTCCGCGAGTTTTACACCACAATCCAGCTGTTAACAAAACCCACCAAAGGGCGCAACTTTATTTTCGAAGTCATAGTTCCATCACTCCCCGGTTTTGGTTTTTCGGAAGCGTCGGTTCGCCCAGGTCTTGGGCCAATTGAAATGGCCgtgattttcaaaaacttaatgaaaCGGTTGGGgcatgaaaaatatttagtgCAAGGGGGCGACTGGGGGGCGCTTATCGCCCAACAAATGGCGGTTTTGTTCCCGGATCAAGTCCTGGGAATTCACTCCAATCTCTGTTTTGATACTTCGGTTTTGTCTGCTTTGAAATTAGCTTTGGGGAGTTTGTACCCTTCATGGGTGGTTCCCAAAAACTTCGAACACAGATTATATCCTCTATTGTCTTTCGTTATGAATTTGGTGGAAGAAACAGGCTACATGCACATTCAGACCAGTAAGCCTGACACTGTTGGAGCAGCTTTGAATGATTCTCCGGTGGGTTTGGCCGcttatattttagaaaaattcatttcttgGACTAACCCTGActggaaaaattttgaagatggggggttgttgaaaaaatacacctaTGACGACCTTTTAGACAATATTATGATTTATTGGATTAGTGGGAGTATAACGACTTCAATGAGACTCTATTCTCATGCTCTCGATAAcgtaatgacaataataaatgTTCAAAG GATTTCTATAACCGTACCAAGTGCTTGTGCAATATTTCCCAACGAGATTTTCCCACAACCTGGTGCAATGTTAAGAGAAAAGTATCAGAATCTTGTTCATGTCAGTGAAAATTCGGATGGAGGGCATTTTCCAGCGTTTGAATTGCCGCATGTTTATGCCGAAGATATTTTCGTCGCGACGGAGAAGATGCTGGAAGCTAATTCCCaaaggaattaa
- the Tcjheh-r3 gene encoding juvenile hormone epoxide hydrolase-like protein 3 (The RefSeq protein has 4 substitutions compared to this genomic sequence): protein MGIGWKILVIPAVLIAFGGYKINNLLTPPLPPKLEEPWWGSGDPSKQDKSIRPFTVNVSEQDFRDLQYRLDHARPFTPPLEGVQQQYGMNTNLLKEIVTFWRTKYNWREREKLFNKYPQFLTNIQGLDIHYIHVKPKATTLKVLPLLLLHGWPGSVREFYETIPILTTPQKGKNFVFEVIVASLPGYGFSQAAVRPGLGAAQMAGVFKNLMKRLGFEKYYIQGGDFGHIVLHHLAVLYPEVVAGFHSNMCVVFTPLAVLKLLVGSFFPSLVTRPEHVDRIYSVPDFASQRALETGYLHIQATKPDTLGVALRDSPVGLAAYILEKFTTGTNVTHQKREDGGLKEYYDYADLLDNVMVYWVTGSMPTAMRLYAETFNKKHMGLGISRMPVQVPSACARFKNDFYGADGILKELYPKLLHLSDYHGGHFAAFQLPETFSKDVFMAVEKFENYHAKQT from the exons ATGGGAATCGGGTGGAAAATTTTAGTGATTCCGGCAGTTTTAATTGCTTTCGGCGgctacaaaattaataatttattgacacCGCCGCTGCCACCAAAATTACAAGAGCCGTGGTGGGGGAGCGGCGATCCTTCGAAGCAAGACAAGTCAATTCGCCCTTTCACAGTTAACGTTTCTGAACAG gaTCTCCGTGACTTGCAATACCGCCTGGACCATGCCCGTCCGTTCACCCCTCCTCTCGAAGGGGTCCAGCAGCAGTACGGCATGAACACCAACTTGCTTAAAGAAATCGTAACATTTTGGCGCACGAAGTACAACTGGCGCGAGCGCGAGAAACTCTTCAACAAATACCCGCAATTTCTCACTAATATACAAGGCCTCGACATCCACTACATCCACGTTAAGCCCAAAGCCACCACCCTCAAAGTCTTGCCCCTTTTGCTGCTCCATGGCTGGCCCGGATCCGTGCGCGAGTTCTACGAAACCATCCCCATTCTAACAACGCCCCAAAAAGGCAAAACCTTTGTTTTTGAAGTCATTGTGGCGTCGCTCCCCGGCTACGGCTTCTCCCAAGCTGCAGTTCGGCCCGGCTTGGGGGCGGCACAGATGGCTGGGGTGTTCAAGAATTTGATGAAACGGTTAgggtttgaaaaatattacatcCAAGGAGGGGATTTTGGGCATATTGTCTTGCACCACTTGGCGGTGTTGTACCCTGAGGTGGTTGCCGGCTTTCACTCGAATATGTGTGTGGTTTTTACGCCTTTGGCGGTTTTGAAATTACTGGTGGGTTCGTTTTTCCCGTCTTTGGTCACAAGGCCCGAACATGTGGATCGTATTTATTCAGTCCCGGATTTTGCAAGTCAGAGGGCACTTGAGACTGGATATTTGCATATTCAAGCCACGAAACCCGACACTCTTG GTGTGGCTTTGAGGGATTCACCCGTGGGGCTGGCAGCctatattttggaaaaatttaccACTGGGACTAACGCAACTCATCAAAAACGTGAAGATGGGGGTTTGAAAGAATATTATGATTATGCGGATCTTTTGGATAATGTGATGGTTTATTGGGTTACGGGATCAATGCCTACTGCTATGCGGCTATATGCCgagacatttaataaaaaacacatgGGTTTGGGAATTAGCAG AATGCCAGTGCAAGTCCCAAGTGCCTGTGCTaggtttaaaaatgatttttatggAGCTGATGGAATTCTGAAAGAACTCTACCCTAAATTACTCCACCTGTCTGATTACCATGGCGGACATTTTGCGGCATTTCAGTTGCCTGAAACTTTCAGTAAAGATGTGTTTATGGcagttgaaaaatttgaaaattatcatgCCAAACAAACttga
- the Tcjheh-r5 gene encoding juvenile hormone epoxide hydrolase-like protein 5 precursor (The RefSeq protein has 5 substitutions compared to this genomic sequence) codes for MGLIIKLVLVIITVLTAYQISKLFETPPVPKLENTWWGPRDPSKEDTAIKPFKINVSDEILKDLQHRLANARPLVPPLEGAQQHYGMNTKLLGKIIDHWRTKYNWREREKFLNQYPQFTVSVQGLRLHYIHVKPPSPGNLKVLPLLLLHGWPGSVREFYDIIPLLTKPAQGRNFVFEVIVPSLPGYGFSEAAVRPGLGPIEMSVVFKNFMKRIGFDKYYIQGGDWGALIVQNMATLFPEHVLGVHSNMCFVNTPLSNLKLLLGSLYPPLIVSKEMESKIYPLSAFYSNVLLEFGYMHLQATKPDTVGVALNDSPVGLAAYILEKFTTWTNADWKDLEDGGLTKKYKLDDLLDNVMIYWVSNSITTSVRLYSEAFNKAQLSLGVERIPLKVPSACAVFRNEIAHQPPALLSEKYHNLVHYSEKSDGGHFAAFEVPKILAEDIFVGVEKMIAANSPKK; via the exons ATGGGCCTAATCATCAAACTAGTTCTAGTGATTATCACAGTCCTAACAGCTTACCAAATCAGTAAACTGTTCGAAACCCCACCTGTTCCAAAATTAGAAAACACTTGGTGGGGCCCCCGCGACCCCTCGAAAGAAGACACCGCGATCAAGCCTTTCAAAATCAATGTCTCTGACGAG GTTCTCAAGGACCTCCAGCACCGCCTGGCCAACGCGCGCCCCTTGGTGCCCCCACTCGAGGGGGCCCAGCAGCACTACGGCATGAACACCAAGCTCCTGGGCAAAATCATCGACCACTGGAGGACCAAATACAACTGGAGGGAACGCGAGAAGTTCCTCAACCAGTATCCCCAGTTCACGGTCAGCGTCCAAGGACTCCGACTACACTACATCCACGTCAAACCCCCAAGTCCTGGAAACCTCAAAGTCCTCCCGCTCCTCCTCCTCCATGGCTGGCCCGGATCAGTCCGGGAGTTCTACGACATTATCCCCCTCCTAACTAAACCGGCCGAAGGCCGCAACTTCGTCTTCGAAGTCATTGTCCCGTCACTTCCCGGTTACGGATTCTCGGAGGCGGCAGTTCGCCCCGGTCTGGGTCCGATTGAAATGTCCGTGGTGTTCAAAAACTTCATGAAACGGATCGGTTTTGACAAATATTACATCCAAGGGGGCGACTGGGGGGCGCTGATTGTCCAGAACATGGCCACTTTGTTCCCGGAACATGTGCTGGGGGTTCACTCCAACATGTGTTTCGTTAACACCCCGTTATCCAACTTGAAACTTCTTTTGGGCAGTATTTACCCTCCCCTAATCGTTTCAAAGGAGATGGAATCGAAAATATATCCGCTCTCGGCTTTCTACTCAAATATTTTGCTGGAAATGGGGTACATGCACTTGCAAGCCACCAAGCCCGACACCGTGGGGGTGGCTCTGAACGATTCTCCGGTGGGCTTGGCGGCCTATATTTTGGAGAAGTTCACCACTTGGACCAACGCGGACTGGAAGGATTTGGAAGACGGGGGtttaacgaaaaaatacaaGCTTGACGATCTTTTGGACAATGTCATGATCTACTGGGTTTCTAACTCGATTACAACTTCGGTGCGTCTTTACTCCGAGGCGTTCAATAAAGCGCAGTTGAGTCTAGGAGTGGAAAG aattCCGTTGAAAGTCCCCAGTGCTTGTGCAGTGTTTCGCAATGAAATTGCCCATCAGCCGCCGGCATTGTTGAGTGAAAAGTACCATAATCTTGTCCATTACAGTGAAAAGTCCGATGGTGGACATTTTGCCGCTTTTGAAGTGCCCAAGATATTGGCCGAGGATATTTTTGTTGGGGTGGAGAAAATGATTGCCGCTAATTCgccaaagaaataa